The Gambusia affinis linkage group LG11, SWU_Gaff_1.0, whole genome shotgun sequence genome contains a region encoding:
- the klf5b gene encoding Krueppel-like factor 5, translating into MAAAVTNSVWVAPGQDAQFLHKSHPAAPLTSSDGLRGEDHGEVLCNAVLGISSFPDYNLGKTEMDTYLLHDVVNSKMFDKDSPPLLESLFPEDFGSSYSVNMSLLLPDAAYLQPGPCRTVRQIKAEPPQSLMHSTCQGNGAPTTLSEYSGMFKAADTPGGSFFVKQEVPEFQEIPQFQMLNTDLEQNSFSITPLSLPVGNLHVGRLPNFSQTECFPFNQHSGHQFRSTYLPPSPPNSQPPSPDTDKEILHNISPPPSYEASIACKTTLQTHTDPRQTSSGPPIQSHDQTYAPAFTHCPLGGPVQDSSLAPAQTTPSVGPLSPELAQSAPAKYNRRNNPDLERRRIHHCDVPGCKKVYTKSSHLKAHLRTHTGEKPYQCSWEGCEWRFARSDELTRHFRKHTGVKPFQCGVCSRCFSRSDHLALHTKRHQS; encoded by the exons ATGGCCGCAGCTGTGACGAATTCGGTTTGGGTTGCTCCGGGGCAGGACGCGCAGTTTCTCCACAAAAGCCACCCAGCGGCGCCGCTGACATCATCCGACGGTCTGAGAGGTGAGGATCATGGAGAAGTGCTGTGCAACGCCGTCCTGGGAATTTCATCTTTCCCAGATTATAATCTG GGTAAAACTGAGATGGACACCTACCTACTTCATGATGtagtaaattcaaaaatgtttgacaagGATAGTCCTCCCTTGTTGGAGTCACTTTTCCCCGAAGACTTCGGCTCTTCTTACAGCGTCAACATGAGCCTGCTCCTTCCCGATGCTGCCTACTTGCAACCCGGCCCCTGCCGGACTGTGAGGCAAATCAAAGCGGAGCCACCACAGTCCCTGATGCACTCGACATGCCAGGGCAACGGAGCACCAACGACCCTATCAGAGTACTCAGGAATGTTTAAAGCAGCTGACACTCCTGGTGGTAGCTTTTTCGTCAAGCAGGAAGTGCCAGAATTCCAAGAAATTCCCCAATTTCAGATGCTGAACACTGATTTAGAGCAGAACTCTTTCTCTATCACCCCACTAAGTCTTCCAGTCGGGAATCTCCACGTGGGACGACTACCAAACTTTTcacagactgaatgttttccATTCAACCAGCACTCTGGCCATCAGTTTAGATCAACCTATCTGCCACCCTCTCCGCCAAATTCTCAGCCTCCGAGTCCAGACACCGACAAGGAGATCCTTCATAACATCTCCCCTCCTCCCTCCTACGAAGCCAGCATTGCCTGTAAGACAACACTCCAGACCCACACTGATCCCAGACAGACTTCCAGCGGTCCTCCGATTCAAAGCCACGATCAAACTTACGCTCCTGCGTTCACTCATTGTCCACTTGGCGGACCGGTTCAGGACTCCAGCCTGGCACCAGCTCAGACGACACCAAGCGTCGGACCGCTGTCTCCGGAGTTGGCGCAGTCGGCTCCAGCCAAATACAACCGGAGGAATAACCCTGATCTGGAAAGACGCAGGATTCACCACTGCGATGTTCCAG gTTGCAAGAAAGTATATACAAAGTCGTCTCATCTAAAGGCTCATCTACGAACCCACACAG GTGAGAAGCCGTACCAGTGCTCCTGGGAGGGATGCGAGTGGCGCTTCGCCCGCTCCGATGAGCTGACGCGGCACTTCAGGAAGCACACCGGGGTGAAGCCCTTCCA